The Coleofasciculus sp. FACHB-1120 DNA segment CTTTGACCGCAAAGGAACGCATCTCGCTTTGACCTTAGAGGCGGCTCATTCTCGTCCCCGCGTGCTTCATGCTGCCGATACAACGGGTCGAGCAATGGTGAGTACTTTAACTGAACAAGTGCTGCGCCGCCAGAATATCCAAGTGATCTCCAAAGCATTTGCGCTAAGTCTGTGGCTGAATCCTGAAACTGGTGAGTGTCAGGGAATTTGCCTGGTTTACCAAAATCATATTAGCTGGGTAAGAGCGGGTGCGGTGGTGCTGGCGACAGGCGGCGGAGGTCAAGTATTTGCTCAAACGACAAATCCATCGGTAAGTACGGGAGATGGGGTAGCGATCGCGTGGCGTGCTGGGGCTATCCTGCGAGACTTAGAATTTGTCCAATTTCACCCTACAGCCCTCACCAAGCCGGGTGCGCCTCGTTTTTTGATTAGCGAAGCAGTCCGGGGGGAAGGCGCTCATCTGGTCGATTCTCAAGGGCGACGATTTGCCTTTGATTACCATCCAGCCGGTGAACTTGCACCGAGAGATGTCGTCAGTCGAGCGATTTTCAGTCACTTACAGAAAATCGCCGCCGATCCTGCCACAGGTCATGTTTTCTTGGATTTCCGCCCGATTCCAGAAGAAAAGATTCGCCACCGTTTCCCTAATATTATCCAGGTGTGTCAGCGGTGGGGAATTGATCTGTTTCACGAACCCGTTCCAGTTGCGCCAGCGGCTCATTACTGGATGGGAGGCGTCGCCAGCGATCTGATGAATCGCACCTCGATTCCCGGTTTATATGCAATTGGGGAAACAGCCAGTACTGGCGTTCACGGTGCCAATCGTCTTGCCAGTAATTCGCTGCTGGAATGTTTGGTGTTTGGTGCCCAGCTAGCTCATTTAGAAAACAGCCAAAAAGAAGAAGGAAAGACTCGAAAGTATAAAGCAGGAAAGCTGAAGGATGAAAAAACAAAGGAAAAATCGGACACTGAGAGAATGGGAGATATTTCCCCTTTAACTCGCTCTCAGCCCTCATCCTTCATCTGTCATCCTAGTGAAGGAGACAAAATTGAAGCTTTACGGCAAGAGTTACCGCGCTTAGTATGGCAAAGTGCTGGAATTTGTCGATCGCAAGAGGTTTTAGAGAATGCGATCGCTCAAATCGAAGTCTGGCAAAAAGAATTTGCTGCTTTATCTCTGAGTCAGTATCTGATGAATTTAATTCCTGGTCAGAGTGCTAGTCTCGATTTACCCGATGCCGACCAGCAACTGCGAACTTGGGGAGAAACTCACAACTTACTAGATGTAGCGTATCTAATTCTCAAAAGTGCTGCTTTTCGCACAGAAAGCCGAGGGGGACACTACCGAACTGACTTCCCTCAAACCTCGCAACACTGGCAAGTTCACACCTTAGTTCAACACCAGCATTGGTGGAAATCTCCACCACTACAAAACTAGGCAGTTCCCAGAAAGAACAAACTTCTTTCTCCTGACTTTTACCTAATTCAGCGCGTTCCTGCACCTGCTCCATCATTAGGAGGGGGACCGTTATCTTTCGGTTCAAATGCTTTCGTTGCCCTACCAGACTTTAGTGAATTTTGGGTCTTCTCAGCACTCCAAAAGCTATCTGACGGGCTGTTGTTGGCAAGATTGGGGTTGATTTTGGCAGACACCACCTGGGGGCTGAACAGTTGCAACCCAATCAGTAAAGTTGCTATTCCTGCGAGTCGAAAGTAATTACTCATAACACCCGTTACAGTTCCTAGACTTTTGGGAGTGCCACTTTTGGGAGTGCCAGTATTATCAGTATATCCACTGAAAACCTCGGTAGCCAGTACCTTCATTAAATCTTTTTCTTTGCATTTTCTTAATGAAATCTTGAGCTTTCACAAAGATTTTGTAAAGTTTTAATTTGCAGAAGGTAAGGGAAGCAAGGGTTTGGCAGTTGTTTCAGCAATTTTCTGAAAATAGCAGGCGCTTCTGTGTAGTGGTCCACTAAACGTTTATTTTTAGGTTTAGTGTTCAGTATTTTCAACGATAGGCCTAGCAATAAATCCGGAAGATTCTCATAAACTTAATATTTCGTATCTTGGTCATCTCGACAACGAAATCTTTGGCTCAAAAATCATTGAGCCTCTTGCTTTGGTATTAATTGCTAAAAATTTAAAGTTCGCTGTCAAGACATAATAGTCCTAAGATATCTGGCTTTATATAGCACTTTCGCAGAGAGCCCCTTTACATCCCCGCGAAGAGAGCGCATCCGCGTTGCTATGCGATCACTAACGCTAGAAAAAAGTGGGGCTTTTCCGTATGCTCTTCTTAAGGGGTTAGGAGCATCTAGGTTTCAAGCTTTCAGTGCGTAAGTCCTGTTAGAAAAAAATCACTTATCGTAGCCTTGCCAATCTCCATGAATAATTTAATCTTATTTATCGTATAATTAATGATCATTAATGTATTATTGAATTTTCTTTTTAAAGGGTTTTAAGCATCCTTATTGATTCATCTTCGGTTAATAGGAATTAAGTTAAGGACTAAGGAATCATTACACTTTTTATTAACAACAGCAATTAAAGTATAGCTCAGCAAAAAACAGTATCAAAAGAACTCAAATCGATTCCGACCTTGCTCTTTAGCACGATACATAGCAGAGTCAGCATTTTTAATTAAGGTATCCACAGTATTTCCATTGAGAGGGTAAATACTAATACCAATACTGACAGTTAAAAAGATAGTCTGTCCGTTGAGGATGAACGCCTGAGATAGAGTTGATAAAGTCTTTTCTGCGACTCTGGCAGCATCTTGCACTCTACTAATGGCAGGTAAAATTACTGTAAATTCGTCACCACCCAAACGTGATACGGTATCGCTGCCCCGCAAGCAACCCGTGAGCCGTTGAGCAACCATTCGCAACAATAGGTCGCCCATGTCATGTCCGAGCGTATCATTAACCTGCTTAAAGCCATCCAGGTCAAGAAACAAAAGAGCAAACACCTGGTTATTACTACTACTCCATTCTAGAGATTGAATCATGCGTTCATAGAATTGTTTGCGGTTAGGTAGACCAGTTAGCGGATCGTGATAAGCCAGATGCCGCATCTGATCCTCTGAAAGCTTTAATTCAGCGTTAGAACGGATTAACTCTGCCGCCGTTTGCTTCAGTTCTTCTTCTATCCGCTTGCGTTCAGTGATGTCTCGGATGACGCCAACTAAAAAGATATTACCAGCAGCATCTTTGTGGAGCGATCGCTTGGTAGCAATTAAGTAAGTCGTGCCCAAGATATCCGTAAATTCTTCTTCATTTTCTTGCTCTTCACCCCCTTGAAATACTTGCTCATTGTGCTGCCAAAAAACCTCAGCCTCATGTTTAGGAAAAAAATCATAAGGAGACTTTTTAAGTAAGGTTTCTAAAGGATAGCCAATAAACTTACAATATGCCTGGTTTAAAATAATCCAACGATGTTCTTTATCTTTAACAAAAATTGGGTCGGGGATAGTATTAATTACCTTCTGCAAAAACTCTTTAGATCGCTTTAACTCCTCCTCCAAATAAGCTAGATGAGTCACAATTGCGATCGCAGATCCCCCAAGCCCCAGAAGTGGAGGGATCAGTGGTATCCACCAACCGAAGAGAAAGGCGAGGTAAGAAATACCCAGCAACCCAGCCCCAGCCAATAGAATACTTAGACCAGACTTCCTGGAGAGACGCGATTGCCAGCTAATACAAGCACCTATCCACGACCAAACCAGAATCCATAAGGATTCCGCTAGATCGGGCCAAGTATTGATCAAGGGGCGTCCGTCTAGGGCGGCGCTCAGGATCGCACTGGTAAAATTGGCTTGGAGTTCAACACCTGAAATCCTTTGTGCGCTTTGGTTGAGCCTGCTGCTGTAAGGGGTGTAGAAAAAATCCTGGAGGCTAAGTGCGGTTGAACCAATCAAAACAATGCGATCGCGCAGAAGGCTGGGTTGTACGCGGTTTGCCAGAATATCTACCATTGAAACAATCTGAAAGCTATTGGGCTGCTTAAAGTTGGCTAATATTTGATAACCTGTAGCATTCGCCTTCACATAAGCCCCATCATTTGACCTGAAGGTTGGAAAGACGCCCTTTCCTAGTTGTAGATAATCGGGGTTTACCCGCGACGGACGAGGAGTAATTCCTTTTTCCTTCAAATAAATTAACGCCAACTGGAGCGCAAAACTTGTATATAGCTTGTTATTTACGTGTGCATATAAAAAGCTACGGCGCACTTTCCCATCAGCATCAATGAGTACATTATTAAAACCAACTTGCTTGAGAAGGTTTAATACTGGGGATGGTGCGACGCCCAAGCTTTTTTCAGGTTTCAGTAGTTCAATCCCGATTAAGTTAGGGATAGTTTGACCAGCTTTGATGAATTCTTCATGACCGGGTGGGACAGGGAGATCGCGATAAATATCTAAACCAATCGCCCGTGGCTCAAAGGCATTTAATTTTTGCAACAGAGTTGCCATGACGCCGTCAGGAATGGGCCATTGTCCTACCTGCTTTAAGTCTTTTTCATTAATTTCGACAATTACCAGGCGCTGGTCTATGGGTTCTGGAGGACGCAAACGAAACAACTGGTCTAAGGCTGCCAACTCCCAGGGCTGAAACAGCCCAGCCATCCGCAAGATAATGATGCAGCTGGCAACAGCCGACGAAGCGATCGGGATCCGGCGATCTTGTTGAAGCCGTTGCTTCAATCTTGCCCATATACTTTTTTTTAGCATCGACCTGGTTGCAGGATTATGCAAACAATTTTGCTGTGTACACCCTCGTGATACAACTTCCCTAAATAGGTGTGGATGGCTCGGAAAAAACTTTAACTCTTTTCAATTAGGAGACTTTTTCAGGCTCAGGATAGTGCAACATAACTAGCTCGTGAAAAGATCCCTCACCATGCCAAGATTTTGCCGTTAAAGTATTCGGGCTTCATTTTAGCAAATGTCGAAAATGCCAAATACTTCTACGGCAAATATCTTTTCCAGTTCGGGTGACATCCCTATTTCCTAGGTCAGCCAAATTTAAAGCCCTGGCAAGGAGTTCTGAAAGTTGCGCGGACCTGTGTAGCTCGATAAATCAGCCAGCTTTTCTAAAGATTTCACACCAGGCTCGACCAATTTACCGTTGACTTCCCAGCTAGGGTAGCTTTGAATCCCTGCTTTTTGGCAGATTTCTGCCTGCTGCTGTGGTGCTTTGGGATCGGCACACTCAATATAATTGATTTGGCTGAATGCCTCTTTCCCGAACAATTGTTTTTGATCGTGGCAGTGAGAACACCAGAAAGCCCCGTACATCTTTGCTCCTACCGCTTCAAGATGTTTCGCTAAAGCAACTTCTGCGGAGCTAGAGACGGTGGTAATGGGAAATGTTTGCGATCCGGCGGAGCCATCCCCTGAAGCGACGGGTGACTTCACAGTGGCATAGACGCCCAGAGTACTAACCAGGGCTACCATTCCTACGATGATGCCGGTAAAAAATAGTTGTCCCCAGTCTTCCCAAGCGCGACCGATCAAGGTCAATACTAACAAGCTAAGGGAGAAGAAAGCGGAGGCAAGACAGTAGAGACAAGCAGCTTTGATTTCAAATGCCAGCAAATACATCAAGTAGCCGCTGAAGACCGTCATGGCGGTGCCACCGGCAAACAATAACAGCCATGTCCAGTGGTCTAGTTGAGAATGCAGGTCTTTATTTTCAACTGGGTTGACTGCCATTGGAGCGAGGGCAAAAGCGACCATGCTGAGATAAGCCAGTAAGCCAAACAAAGTTAAGGGAAAACCAAAGATACTGGCGTAGGGGCTGGAGAGGACTTGATCGCACCCGCTGGTGGGACAGGCAGCAGAGCCTCCGGTTAGCTTGACTACGGTTAGATAGCCTGTCACTAAGGCACCTAAAATAGCGATCGCCGCAATCAGTAGACGGGACCAGCGATGAATCCAAGGAGTAGAACGTCGGCGGCTCATGTCAAAACTGAGGTAGGAGGACTGAGAAGAGTGAATTGAAAACTGAGGAGTGAAACTTTAGCAGGCGAGAGGGCTTAGTCAAGAATTTTGAGATGTTAGTTTTCTGGAGTTAATTAAAAAACCAACAACTAAAAACTAACAACTAACAACTACAACTAACAACTAATAAGTGACCGAGGACACTGGCTTGGGTTCCGCTTTGCCTGCAAAGCTGCGTCGGGTTGCCTCCACAAATTGGCTGACCCGAATCGGATCGATGGGCTGCTCGATCCGCCCGTGGCGCTTTAGAGAGCTGGAAACAATCACGCCATCTGCGGCTTGCATCAGCGTAGAAATATTTTCCCAGTTGGCACCACTGCCGATAAATACGGGCGTCCCATTGGCAGCGGCGGTGGCTAGTTCCAAGTCTTCTTGAGTCGGAGGGCTACCCGTCGCCCAGCCACTTAAAATGACGCCATCTGCCAAACCCCGCTCAATCGTCTCTTGCACTGCTGTGGTTAGATTTGGGGTACCTAAGGGGCGACCGTGCTTGACTAAGACATCTGCCAAAATTTTTACATTGCTGCCCAATTCTCGACGGTAACGGAGCAATTGATTCGCCTCTCCCTCAATCAGCCCTTGGTCAGTTGCCATGACGCCAGTGAGGACGTTAACGCGGATAAACTGAGCGTGGACGCAGGATGCAATTGCGATCGCGCTATGAGCATCATTGCGTAATACATTAATGCCCACAGGTAACGTCACCAAATTCATCAGCCGCTGGACAATGAGTGTCATCGCACTAACGACCGCTGGATCTACCTGGTTTTTGGTAAAAGGGGCATCGAAGAAATTTTCCACAATAAGGCCGTTCACACCGCCCGCTGACAGCGCTGTTGCTTCCTGTTCAGCTCGATCGATTACCGCTTTCAAGCTACCTCCCCAGCGGGGAGATGTCGGCAGCGGCAGAAGATGAACCACGCCAATGATGGGATTCGGTGTCTTGAAGATTTGATTTAAGTCCACTTGTCTACCTGAAAACACCGGCGCATTCTTGCAACACCTGTTGGTTATTCTCCTTCAAGCGGCAAAAATAGCAGTGAAATGAATCGCATCTCGGATGATGCCATTCTAGAATTTTATCTAGAATGGAGACAGGGGAAGATACCACTATCCAGTTCCCGATTCTGGTTGGTGAGTGGAAGATAGATTCTTCAACGACTCACCTCCATCTCCATACTCAATCCCCCCAGTTTGACAACCAACGTCCAACTGGGTAGTAAACTGCTGTGCCTAGAATAGGGTATAATATTTTGGCTTCAGCTTTCCCCAGATTTTCTTTAGCTGTATTTAAACCGCATGGGCAATAAGCCAACAATTGCAATTTCTCACTTGGGCTGCGAAAAAAACCGTATTGATACCGAACATATGTTGGGTCTATTGGTACAAGCTGGGTACCAGGTAGACAGTAATGAAGAATTAGCAGAATATGTTATAGTTAATACATG contains these protein-coding regions:
- the nadB gene encoding L-aspartate oxidase, with amino-acid sequence MNSISSESLSQQEIPIQFDVLVVGAGAAGLYAALCLPDSYQVGLITKDSLPLSASDWAQGGIAAAIDPADSSSLHVEDTMRAGAGLCDQKAVQFLVEEAASCIDSLVDMGVAFDRKGTHLALTLEAAHSRPRVLHAADTTGRAMVSTLTEQVLRRQNIQVISKAFALSLWLNPETGECQGICLVYQNHISWVRAGAVVLATGGGGQVFAQTTNPSVSTGDGVAIAWRAGAILRDLEFVQFHPTALTKPGAPRFLISEAVRGEGAHLVDSQGRRFAFDYHPAGELAPRDVVSRAIFSHLQKIAADPATGHVFLDFRPIPEEKIRHRFPNIIQVCQRWGIDLFHEPVPVAPAAHYWMGGVASDLMNRTSIPGLYAIGETASTGVHGANRLASNSLLECLVFGAQLAHLENSQKEEGKTRKYKAGKLKDEKTKEKSDTERMGDISPLTRSQPSSFICHPSEGDKIEALRQELPRLVWQSAGICRSQEVLENAIAQIEVWQKEFAALSLSQYLMNLIPGQSASLDLPDADQQLRTWGETHNLLDVAYLILKSAAFRTESRGGHYRTDFPQTSQHWQVHTLVQHQHWWKSPPLQN
- the btpA gene encoding photosystem I biogenesis protein BtpA, encoding MDLNQIFKTPNPIIGVVHLLPLPTSPRWGGSLKAVIDRAEQEATALSAGGVNGLIVENFFDAPFTKNQVDPAVVSAMTLIVQRLMNLVTLPVGINVLRNDAHSAIAIASCVHAQFIRVNVLTGVMATDQGLIEGEANQLLRYRRELGSNVKILADVLVKHGRPLGTPNLTTAVQETIERGLADGVILSGWATGSPPTQEDLELATAAANGTPVFIGSGANWENISTLMQAADGVIVSSSLKRHGRIEQPIDPIRVSQFVEATRRSFAGKAEPKPVSSVTY
- a CDS encoding CHASE2 domain-containing protein, whose protein sequence is MLKKSIWARLKQRLQQDRRIPIASSAVASCIIILRMAGLFQPWELAALDQLFRLRPPEPIDQRLVIVEINEKDLKQVGQWPIPDGVMATLLQKLNAFEPRAIGLDIYRDLPVPPGHEEFIKAGQTIPNLIGIELLKPEKSLGVAPSPVLNLLKQVGFNNVLIDADGKVRRSFLYAHVNNKLYTSFALQLALIYLKEKGITPRPSRVNPDYLQLGKGVFPTFRSNDGAYVKANATGYQILANFKQPNSFQIVSMVDILANRVQPSLLRDRIVLIGSTALSLQDFFYTPYSSRLNQSAQRISGVELQANFTSAILSAALDGRPLINTWPDLAESLWILVWSWIGACISWQSRLSRKSGLSILLAGAGLLGISYLAFLFGWWIPLIPPLLGLGGSAIAIVTHLAYLEEELKRSKEFLQKVINTIPDPIFVKDKEHRWIILNQAYCKFIGYPLETLLKKSPYDFFPKHEAEVFWQHNEQVFQGGEEQENEEEFTDILGTTYLIATKRSLHKDAAGNIFLVGVIRDITERKRIEEELKQTAAELIRSNAELKLSEDQMRHLAYHDPLTGLPNRKQFYERMIQSLEWSSSNNQVFALLFLDLDGFKQVNDTLGHDMGDLLLRMVAQRLTGCLRGSDTVSRLGGDEFTVILPAISRVQDAARVAEKTLSTLSQAFILNGQTIFLTVSIGISIYPLNGNTVDTLIKNADSAMYRAKEQGRNRFEFF
- a CDS encoding vitamin K epoxide reductase family protein, with protein sequence MSRRRSTPWIHRWSRLLIAAIAILGALVTGYLTVVKLTGGSAACPTSGCDQVLSSPYASIFGFPLTLFGLLAYLSMVAFALAPMAVNPVENKDLHSQLDHWTWLLLFAGGTAMTVFSGYLMYLLAFEIKAACLYCLASAFFSLSLLVLTLIGRAWEDWGQLFFTGIIVGMVALVSTLGVYATVKSPVASGDGSAGSQTFPITTVSSSAEVALAKHLEAVGAKMYGAFWCSHCHDQKQLFGKEAFSQINYIECADPKAPQQQAEICQKAGIQSYPSWEVNGKLVEPGVKSLEKLADLSSYTGPRNFQNSLPGL